One part of the Sorangiineae bacterium MSr11954 genome encodes these proteins:
- a CDS encoding pyridoxal-phosphate dependent enzyme, which produces MAAEYLNPRTGETYALDVPRWCSPDRAPLLLTPQPGITRDGVDTSTRSLWRYRAALALSIAEPITLGEGCTPLVPRVLHGARVHVKCEWFMPTGSFKDRGASVMLSFLRAQGIDAVLEDSSGNGGAAISAYAAAGGLRATILAPASTSPAKTVQMRVHGAAVDLVPGTRQDTSDEAVRRSDSVFYASHNWHPFFLEGTKTLAYELWEDLGFCAPDNVIVPCGAGSNVLGCEIGFAELLRAGAIARMPRIFAAQPANCAPIADPGAPILPTLAEGTAIAQPIRRSEVLAALQSTAGRAVTSTEAEIADATFDLAKLGIYVEPTSAQVASVFAKLLASGTIGAHETTVLVLTGSGLKATPRMADLLELRSRPA; this is translated from the coding sequence ATGGCAGCCGAATACCTCAATCCACGTACGGGGGAAACCTACGCTCTTGACGTGCCGCGTTGGTGCAGCCCCGATCGCGCGCCGCTGCTCCTGACACCGCAGCCGGGCATCACGCGCGACGGTGTCGACACCTCCACGCGAAGTCTCTGGCGGTATCGTGCTGCGCTCGCTTTATCGATCGCGGAGCCCATCACCCTGGGCGAGGGGTGCACCCCGCTGGTGCCGCGCGTTCTTCATGGTGCGCGCGTGCACGTGAAGTGCGAGTGGTTCATGCCCACCGGCAGCTTCAAAGATCGCGGCGCCTCGGTGATGCTCTCGTTTCTGCGCGCCCAGGGGATCGACGCCGTGCTCGAGGACAGCTCCGGCAACGGCGGCGCCGCCATCTCCGCGTATGCCGCAGCAGGCGGCCTGCGCGCGACCATCCTGGCGCCCGCGTCCACCAGCCCCGCCAAGACGGTGCAGATGCGCGTGCACGGCGCGGCGGTGGATCTGGTCCCCGGCACCCGGCAGGATACGTCGGACGAGGCCGTGCGCCGCTCGGACAGCGTGTTTTACGCGAGCCACAATTGGCATCCGTTCTTCCTCGAGGGCACCAAGACCTTGGCCTACGAGCTCTGGGAGGATTTGGGCTTTTGTGCGCCCGACAACGTGATCGTCCCCTGCGGCGCGGGCTCCAATGTGCTCGGCTGCGAAATCGGCTTCGCGGAGCTTCTGCGCGCGGGCGCCATCGCGCGCATGCCGCGCATCTTTGCGGCGCAGCCGGCCAACTGCGCGCCCATCGCCGATCCCGGCGCGCCCATTCTTCCGACCCTCGCGGAGGGCACGGCCATCGCCCAACCGATCCGTCGTTCGGAGGTGCTCGCGGCCTTGCAGTCGACCGCGGGACGCGCGGTCACCTCCACCGAGGCCGAAATCGCGGACGCCACGTTCGATCTCGCCAAGCTCGGCATCTACGTGGAGCCCACCAGCGCACAAGTTGCGTCGGTGTTTGCGAAATTACTCGCATCCGGCACGATTGGGGCGCATGAGACGACGGTGCTCGTGCTCACGGGCTCTGGCTTGAAGGCGACTCCCCGCATGGCCGATCTGCTCGAGCTGCGGTCGAGACCCGCCTGA
- a CDS encoding PIG-L family deacetylase, whose translation MIEGKLRRYGLGLFAGALMVGVLVVKGGTALSLPSSPPASASGAGTPVELAPVDVVIFAPHPDDETIGCAGVIQQAVAAGKKVRIVFSTLGDGYSLAAGMLLHKDESTLAQADFLALGRARQQEAIDANRTLGVNPANLVFLGYPDGAFDRVAANTDGKPVVSPTTGRSSTYGPVVPDYHASAHGQPASYTRAEALADLTEVLRQSHPSQVYVTDRNDAHPDHKATYELVKAAVEASGYKGAFFTFVVHSGPPLDWPWPQGATPQAPFQQHTANGHTYPLGVPWPPNVRVPMTVAESVLKANALAAHRSQWNLPSDRGLLGAFVKSEEIFWTGR comes from the coding sequence ATGATTGAAGGTAAGCTTCGGCGCTATGGTTTGGGCCTCTTCGCCGGTGCCCTGATGGTCGGTGTTCTGGTCGTGAAGGGAGGGACCGCGCTTTCTCTTCCGTCTTCGCCGCCCGCATCGGCATCTGGAGCTGGCACCCCGGTGGAGCTCGCGCCCGTCGATGTTGTCATTTTCGCGCCGCACCCCGATGACGAGACGATTGGATGTGCAGGCGTGATCCAGCAGGCGGTGGCCGCCGGCAAAAAGGTGCGCATCGTCTTCTCCACCCTGGGCGATGGATACTCGCTGGCGGCGGGGATGCTCTTGCACAAGGACGAGAGCACCCTGGCCCAGGCCGACTTTTTGGCGCTCGGGCGCGCGCGCCAGCAAGAGGCCATCGACGCAAACCGCACGCTCGGCGTCAACCCGGCAAACCTCGTCTTTCTCGGCTACCCCGACGGCGCCTTCGATCGCGTGGCGGCCAATACCGACGGCAAGCCCGTGGTATCGCCCACCACCGGGCGCTCCTCCACCTACGGTCCCGTGGTGCCCGACTACCACGCGAGCGCGCACGGCCAGCCCGCCTCGTACACGCGCGCGGAGGCCCTCGCCGATCTCACCGAGGTGCTGCGTCAGTCGCACCCCTCGCAGGTCTATGTCACCGATCGAAATGACGCGCACCCCGATCACAAGGCCACCTACGAGTTGGTCAAGGCCGCGGTGGAGGCATCCGGCTACAAAGGCGCCTTCTTCACCTTCGTGGTGCATAGCGGCCCGCCCCTCGATTGGCCCTGGCCGCAAGGCGCCACCCCGCAAGCTCCATTTCAGCAGCACACGGCGAACGGCCACACCTATCCGCTCGGCGTCCCGTGGCCGCCCAATGTGCGCGTGCCGATGACGGTGGCCGAGTCGGTGCTCAAGGCGAACGCGCTGGCCGCGCACCGCTCGCAGTGGAACCTGCCCTCGGATCGCGGCCTCCTCGGCGCGTTCGTGAAGTCCGAGGAAATTTTCTGGACCGGGCGCTGA
- a CDS encoding PfkB family carbohydrate kinase, with translation MIDYLVIGHICADRQPDGSTRLGGTGLFSSLTAHRLGLRTAVITACADDFDLSMLPSDLLVVRQSSPVTTVFENRYLETGRVQTVHARARSIELGTGAAGAGAGGAGAAGARAGAAGAAGALPAGWEKAAIVHLAPIIQEVPKDGCKLFEGALVGATPQGWLRTIHPSKSVTTDPKTLLELPWVGREIVVLSEEDVQHDEPLVRKLAAMLPLVVFTRAERGATVFVSGRPTDVPAYPAHVVDPTGAGDVFAAAFFAALKQDGDPIHAARWACAAASCSLEGFGIEALPTPDDVRRRMGS, from the coding sequence ATGATTGACTATTTGGTGATTGGGCACATCTGCGCGGATCGGCAGCCCGATGGGTCCACGCGGCTGGGCGGTACGGGGCTTTTTTCGTCGCTCACGGCGCACCGGCTCGGGCTTCGAACGGCCGTGATCACGGCGTGCGCAGACGACTTCGATTTGTCGATGCTGCCGTCCGATTTGCTCGTGGTGCGGCAGTCCTCGCCCGTGACCACGGTGTTCGAGAATCGCTACCTCGAGACCGGGCGCGTTCAAACGGTGCACGCGCGGGCGCGGAGCATCGAGCTCGGGACGGGTGCGGCCGGTGCGGGTGCGGGCGGCGCGGGTGCGGCCGGCGCGCGTGCGGGTGCGGCCGGCGCGGCCGGTGCGCTCCCCGCGGGGTGGGAGAAGGCGGCCATCGTGCACCTTGCGCCCATCATCCAGGAGGTGCCAAAGGACGGCTGCAAGCTGTTCGAGGGCGCGCTGGTCGGGGCCACGCCCCAGGGCTGGCTGCGCACCATCCATCCGTCCAAGTCAGTGACGACCGATCCGAAGACCCTCCTGGAGCTGCCCTGGGTCGGTCGCGAAATCGTCGTCTTGAGCGAGGAAGACGTGCAGCACGACGAGCCTCTGGTGCGCAAGCTCGCGGCCATGCTGCCGCTCGTGGTCTTTACGCGCGCCGAGCGCGGGGCCACCGTGTTCGTCTCGGGGCGGCCGACCGACGTTCCCGCCTACCCCGCCCATGTGGTCGATCCCACGGGCGCGGGCGATGTCTTTGCCGCGGCGTTCTTTGCCGCGTTGAAGCAAGACGGTGATCCCATTCACGCCGCGCGCTGGGCTTGCGCCGCCGCGTCGTGCTCCCTCGAGGGGTTCGGCATCGAAGCGCTCCCCACGCCGGACGACGTTCGCCGCCGGATGGGATCCTAG
- a CDS encoding glycosyltransferase family 2 protein gives MIRASHLKRIASATLGALPFVGAFASVLWMLWGSGSLQSRGVGALGDWAIGCATHPIGAIVLIQALYTGLQSLLWMRYRPFERPEGVVWPKVSVVIPAFNEGPMVERSIRSVARCAYPKELLEIIVVDDGSRDDTFFHMQRLRREFPDVVRLIRFISNRGKRAGLEAGFRAATGEIVVTIDSDSEIEAQTIHEMVTPFLVDPKIGGVAGRVAVLNRDSIISRMLEVQYALAFDFARAAQSTYRCVACCPGALSAFRREAIVPHLTEWTNQTFLGRPVGHGEDQALTNIVLRQGYDTVYQRRAVVHTLAPTTYGQLSRMFVRWDRSYIVEGFSFAKFMFSGYREKNRVLPVVTFIVSNMRLVLFAWGIVELPLVFTEDLTTLVHASIALAVGALFSAAYYLRIERSFRFIYGLLYALFSVCLLQWILPWALITVRDERWGTR, from the coding sequence ATGATCCGCGCGTCTCACCTCAAACGCATCGCATCGGCCACACTTGGAGCGCTGCCTTTCGTCGGCGCGTTCGCGAGCGTCCTCTGGATGCTCTGGGGAAGCGGAAGCCTCCAGTCACGCGGCGTTGGTGCGCTCGGTGACTGGGCCATTGGTTGCGCGACCCACCCCATCGGCGCCATCGTTCTGATTCAGGCGCTCTACACGGGGCTGCAGAGCCTTCTGTGGATGCGGTACCGGCCCTTCGAGCGCCCCGAGGGCGTGGTGTGGCCGAAGGTCTCGGTGGTCATCCCCGCCTTCAACGAAGGCCCGATGGTGGAGCGAAGCATTCGCTCGGTCGCGCGCTGCGCGTACCCGAAGGAGCTGCTCGAGATCATCGTGGTGGACGATGGATCGCGCGACGACACCTTCTTTCACATGCAGCGGCTGCGTCGCGAGTTCCCCGACGTCGTCCGCTTGATCCGCTTCATCTCGAACCGCGGCAAGCGCGCGGGCCTCGAGGCGGGCTTCCGCGCGGCCACCGGCGAGATCGTGGTCACCATCGATTCGGACAGCGAGATCGAAGCGCAGACCATTCACGAGATGGTGACGCCCTTCTTGGTGGATCCCAAGATTGGCGGGGTGGCGGGCCGGGTGGCGGTGCTCAATCGCGATTCGATCATCAGCCGCATGCTCGAGGTGCAGTACGCGCTGGCCTTCGACTTTGCGCGCGCCGCCCAATCGACCTACCGCTGCGTGGCCTGCTGCCCGGGCGCGCTCTCCGCGTTCCGCCGCGAAGCCATCGTGCCGCACCTCACCGAGTGGACGAACCAAACGTTCCTCGGGCGGCCCGTGGGTCACGGCGAGGACCAAGCGCTCACGAACATCGTGCTGCGCCAGGGCTACGATACCGTTTATCAGCGCAGGGCGGTGGTCCACACCCTGGCGCCGACCACGTACGGCCAGCTCTCGCGCATGTTCGTGCGGTGGGACCGGAGCTACATCGTCGAGGGGTTCTCCTTCGCGAAGTTCATGTTCAGCGGCTACCGCGAGAAGAACCGCGTGCTGCCGGTGGTGACCTTCATCGTCTCCAACATGCGCCTGGTGCTCTTTGCGTGGGGCATCGTCGAGCTGCCCCTGGTCTTCACCGAGGACCTGACCACCTTGGTTCACGCGAGCATCGCGCTGGCCGTGGGCGCGCTCTTCTCCGCCGCCTATTACCTCCGCATCGAGCGCAGCTTCCGCTTCATCTACGGGCTGCTCTACGCGCTCTTCAGCGTCTGCCTCCTGCAGTGGATCCTCCCGTGGGCGCTCATCACCGTGCGCGATGAACGGTGGGGCACGCGCTGA
- a CDS encoding DUF2079 domain-containing protein: MSALATLTGAWGLLPLAVPALMFVAARLGSLAFPENAAHRALGGAVLALALVVADVSLLGAVRLFTPTTAAVSLGIVTVALVLVQRERRFAFPFRAALSLEVLPMLLVALAALGSAVLVARWLPIWAWDSLAYHLPYVNFFTMGHGQAGVPSDVPYLSTYPHNVELFTVAMRAMLPDDRLVDLAQVPLGVLGAMAVAGIARMHGAERPHALAAGCAWIVIPAVFMELPTNYVDVGSAAFYLAAVYFVLAAPTPRSIALAGLALGLFLGSKPSAPLAAAVLGLLLVVRGARAKLVGPTLVAIALATAFGVSSYVSNLVRHGNPTWPVAIDVGPLHLPGTVSLKQVLDPSPDLSPTLGPLPVRMVQSWFNLTHLAAYDVRVGGYGPLFLVALPFALWGLVRARNVTLVVALLAIFANPYPTWARFVLPFPGLVLALAAPQLSRLSRLSRGSCGSRLSTLRMTIRPVILAACSVVGIAQMAYAWPGILAAGPFGGASSLWAYARMTDPERANSIPISCPNALYQGARERIGEHETFAYDRTDTAYLSWEPDLRYRVVFIPKDLTPDRVGELLEREHVRVFSVEDDSAGAQWVRAHADRVARLFACPWNPCAVYERLPP, from the coding sequence ATGAGCGCGCTCGCGACCCTCACCGGAGCCTGGGGGCTCCTGCCTCTCGCCGTCCCCGCCCTCATGTTCGTCGCCGCGCGGCTGGGGAGCCTGGCGTTCCCCGAGAACGCCGCGCACCGGGCGCTCGGCGGCGCCGTGCTGGCCCTGGCGCTGGTCGTGGCCGATGTGAGCCTCCTCGGCGCCGTTCGGCTCTTCACCCCGACCACGGCCGCCGTGTCCTTGGGGATCGTCACCGTGGCGCTCGTCCTCGTCCAACGCGAGCGCCGCTTCGCCTTTCCCTTTCGCGCCGCGCTGTCGCTCGAGGTGCTTCCCATGCTGCTCGTGGCCCTCGCGGCCCTCGGCTCGGCCGTTCTCGTGGCGCGCTGGCTGCCCATCTGGGCGTGGGATTCGCTCGCGTACCATCTGCCATACGTGAACTTCTTCACCATGGGTCACGGCCAGGCGGGGGTTCCGTCCGACGTCCCGTACCTCTCCACGTACCCGCACAACGTGGAGCTGTTCACCGTGGCCATGCGGGCCATGCTCCCCGACGACCGCCTCGTCGATCTGGCGCAGGTGCCCCTCGGCGTGCTCGGGGCCATGGCGGTCGCGGGCATCGCGCGCATGCACGGCGCCGAGCGGCCGCACGCCCTGGCCGCGGGCTGCGCGTGGATCGTCATTCCTGCGGTCTTCATGGAGCTCCCGACCAACTACGTCGACGTCGGCAGCGCCGCGTTTTACCTCGCCGCCGTTTACTTCGTGCTCGCGGCGCCGACGCCTCGAAGCATCGCCCTGGCCGGCCTCGCCCTGGGGCTCTTCCTCGGATCGAAGCCGAGCGCCCCGTTGGCGGCCGCCGTGCTCGGGCTGCTGCTGGTCGTGCGCGGGGCGCGGGCCAAGCTCGTGGGGCCGACCCTGGTGGCCATCGCGCTCGCGACGGCCTTCGGCGTCAGCTCGTACGTAAGCAACCTCGTTCGGCATGGGAACCCGACCTGGCCCGTCGCCATCGATGTGGGCCCCTTGCACCTTCCGGGCACGGTGAGCCTGAAACAAGTGCTCGATCCCTCGCCCGATCTCTCGCCCACCTTGGGCCCCCTGCCCGTGCGCATGGTCCAATCGTGGTTCAACCTCACGCACCTGGCCGCGTACGACGTTCGCGTGGGCGGATACGGGCCGCTCTTTCTCGTCGCCCTGCCCTTCGCGCTCTGGGGCCTCGTGCGCGCGCGGAACGTGACCCTCGTCGTCGCGCTGCTCGCGATCTTCGCGAACCCGTACCCCACGTGGGCCCGCTTCGTTCTGCCGTTCCCCGGGCTGGTCCTCGCGCTGGCCGCGCCGCAGCTGTCGCGCCTTTCCCGTCTTTCGCGCGGTTCGTGCGGTTCCCGTCTTTCGACGCTGCGAATGACGATTCGACCCGTGATCCTCGCGGCGTGCAGCGTCGTGGGCATCGCGCAAATGGCGTATGCGTGGCCGGGCATTTTGGCGGCGGGGCCCTTTGGCGGCGCATCGTCGCTCTGGGCGTATGCGCGCATGACCGATCCCGAGCGCGCGAACTCCATCCCCATCTCGTGCCCCAACGCCCTGTACCAAGGCGCACGCGAGCGCATCGGTGAGCACGAAACTTTTGCGTACGATCGCACGGACACGGCGTACCTGTCCTGGGAGCCCGACTTGCGCTACCGGGTCGTGTTCATCCCCAAGGATCTGACGCCCGATCGCGTGGGGGAGCTGCTCGAGCGCGAGCACGTGCGCGTCTTCAGCGTCGAGGACGACAGCGCGGGCGCGCAATGGGTGCGCGCGCATGCGGACCGGGTCGCTCGACTCTTTGCTTGCCCTTGGAACCCATGTGCGGTTTACGAGAGGCTGCCGCCGTGA
- a CDS encoding DUF885 domain-containing protein — protein MRTRKTRKESAPGPRFGIFVNPVMLAALVPIAGAAACGSREPPPPDVPPPTMALTSGGEHEAHTAMHEESKVGTPEDQAFQRLGERFLARYLELLPVDATRLGEHRHDGRWPDLSEAGEAVTRQFIAQTRAELDKIRREGLGVQNRIDAAILQNQLDYWQFGLDELREAVLNPTLYTTALGEGIDPLVSREFAPIEERMQSLRNRLRGVPTLVAAAKKRLGHPARVQTETAIAQNKGLIALCKAGFPEQLGKVSPGLRREVEAAAKRAAASLEDLQTFLEHEVLPRSDGDLRLGRAKFEKKLRFVLDDEVDIDAIAKGARALLTETQEQMYATARELWPTLYGIRAAFDPKSPAERRQVVKKVLDQLSAEHSTNATIIPEAQQLLEQATAFVREKNLVGLSDEPCRIIEMPEYRRGVSIAYCDSSGPLEKKQETFYAIAPTPSDWPKKRVDSFYREYNRSMLADLTIHEAMPGHYLEAMHTNRFKSNVRAVFANGAFVEGWAVYAEWFMAQHGFGGPKVRLQRQKMVLRLACNAILDHGIHAGTMDEKAALALMMNDGFQEEGEAVAKWQRARLTSAQLTTYYYGFTEMMKLRAIAEKQPGFTERTYHDRLLSFGEPSFRHLRGLIAAPPAPAPTSAPAGSAPAGSAAAPAPAR, from the coding sequence GTGCGTACACGAAAGACCCGCAAGGAAAGCGCGCCTGGGCCGCGGTTTGGAATTTTCGTCAACCCCGTCATGCTCGCGGCCCTGGTCCCCATCGCGGGCGCGGCGGCGTGCGGCTCGCGGGAGCCCCCGCCGCCCGATGTACCGCCGCCGACCATGGCGCTCACCTCCGGAGGCGAGCATGAGGCGCACACGGCGATGCACGAGGAGAGCAAGGTGGGCACCCCGGAGGACCAAGCATTCCAGCGGCTGGGCGAGCGCTTCTTGGCGCGCTACTTGGAGCTCTTGCCGGTGGACGCCACCCGCCTGGGAGAGCACCGGCACGATGGCCGCTGGCCCGACTTGAGCGAGGCCGGCGAGGCGGTCACCCGTCAGTTCATCGCGCAGACGCGGGCGGAGCTGGACAAGATCCGCCGCGAGGGGCTGGGCGTGCAGAACCGCATCGACGCCGCCATTCTACAGAACCAGCTCGATTATTGGCAGTTCGGCCTCGACGAGCTGCGCGAGGCGGTCCTCAACCCGACCCTGTACACGACCGCGTTGGGCGAGGGCATCGATCCGTTGGTGTCGCGGGAGTTCGCGCCCATCGAGGAGCGGATGCAGAGCTTGCGCAACCGCCTGCGCGGGGTACCCACCCTGGTGGCGGCGGCCAAGAAGCGCCTGGGCCATCCGGCGCGGGTGCAGACGGAGACCGCCATCGCGCAGAACAAGGGCCTGATCGCGCTCTGCAAGGCGGGCTTTCCGGAGCAGCTCGGCAAGGTGTCGCCCGGCCTTCGGCGCGAGGTCGAAGCGGCGGCCAAGAGGGCGGCCGCGAGCCTCGAGGACCTGCAGACGTTCCTGGAGCACGAGGTCCTGCCGCGGAGCGATGGCGATCTGCGCCTCGGCCGCGCCAAGTTCGAGAAGAAGCTCCGCTTCGTCCTCGACGACGAGGTCGACATCGACGCCATCGCCAAGGGCGCGCGCGCCTTGCTCACCGAGACGCAGGAGCAAATGTACGCCACCGCGCGCGAGCTCTGGCCCACGCTCTACGGCATCCGCGCCGCCTTCGATCCGAAGTCGCCCGCCGAGCGACGGCAGGTCGTGAAGAAGGTGCTCGATCAGCTGAGCGCCGAGCACTCGACCAACGCCACCATCATCCCCGAGGCGCAGCAGCTGCTGGAGCAGGCCACGGCGTTCGTGCGCGAGAAGAACCTGGTGGGCTTGTCCGACGAGCCCTGTCGCATCATCGAGATGCCCGAGTACCGGCGCGGCGTCTCGATCGCGTACTGCGATTCATCGGGGCCGCTCGAGAAGAAGCAGGAGACCTTCTACGCCATCGCGCCGACGCCGTCGGATTGGCCCAAGAAGCGGGTCGACTCGTTCTACCGCGAGTACAACCGCAGCATGCTCGCGGATCTGACCATCCACGAGGCCATGCCGGGTCACTACTTGGAGGCGATGCACACCAACCGGTTCAAGTCGAACGTGCGCGCCGTCTTCGCCAACGGGGCGTTCGTGGAGGGCTGGGCCGTGTACGCCGAGTGGTTCATGGCCCAGCACGGCTTCGGGGGGCCGAAGGTGCGCCTTCAACGGCAGAAAATGGTGCTGCGGCTCGCTTGCAACGCCATCCTCGATCATGGCATCCACGCCGGCACGATGGACGAGAAAGCAGCGCTGGCGCTGATGATGAACGACGGCTTCCAAGAAGAGGGCGAGGCCGTCGCCAAGTGGCAGCGGGCGCGGCTCACCAGCGCGCAGTTGACGACGTATTATTACGGGTTCACGGAGATGATGAAGCTGCGCGCCATCGCGGAGAAGCAGCCGGGCTTCACCGAGCGCACGTACCACGACCGGCTCCTGTCGTTCGGCGAGCCCTCGTTCCGTCATCTGCGCGGTCTAATCGCGGCGCCGCCCGCGCCGGCACCGACGTCTGCACCTGCCGGGTCGGCACCTGCCGGGTCTGCCGCGGCGCCGGCCCCGGCGCGCTGA
- a CDS encoding glycosyltransferase family 39 protein codes for MGHALRRWLLDVRFVRLLRLSSVVFLVPLVVYLAVYLWAGEAFQPSPDGYYSWLFARSLVFDGDFDFTNDYALCGDEFDIGIVHATGRPDNPFYVGPAVFWTPWLLVLRAGWTVFLGAQAAERASCGGWMTVLGLLTGPLAGALVVWLSYATARMVVSKRAAAACALLFAFTSPLFGYSTTIAQYSHVYLTLCVAVLVYVSFRAVSSQPWARGGRAWGLVAATLAVAVLHRLPAVLYAAIPAAAVVILLWRRARSRGWAAGSVVLGTASGIGLTFGLYVYLYGSMFVTPQGSYYVHLSQPNPFLLLFGVQGGFFFWMPAAWLAVAGAVLALVGKRPRAVDPQPGAPAAEAPPAAEVPPVLGAPELRIVALGCLAAAAAEVYVSSSVLDWSGRFSLGARRLLPLTPIVVLFAALVVERLVRSIPRRAFDGGAAIGIGLTLINNVPATTRIPYRYQDLTQEQLYGACSPFRPLWAWADRHIGDVALLPAQLYFRYRYGLPPAGYRAAIVRRYQKELRNLQDQTAEFRFGNAWMRETSTGFVYAEDGARMTGDEARVVFAAEWPSATHVAVLAKTNEPVELRIERGPAGAHPPFFTATLAPTREPVWIELPVSGAALRSGLNEWIFRKQGTADLVLVAIKPDDHALPKPAGNASTQPRRN; via the coding sequence GTGGGGCACGCGCTGAGACGCTGGCTGCTCGACGTTCGCTTCGTTCGTCTCCTTCGTCTCTCGAGCGTCGTTTTTCTCGTTCCGCTGGTCGTCTACCTCGCCGTCTACCTATGGGCGGGGGAGGCCTTTCAGCCGTCGCCGGACGGGTATTACTCGTGGTTGTTCGCGCGGTCGCTGGTCTTCGACGGCGACTTCGACTTCACGAACGACTACGCGCTCTGCGGCGACGAGTTCGACATCGGCATCGTTCATGCGACAGGCCGCCCCGACAATCCGTTCTATGTCGGGCCCGCCGTGTTCTGGACGCCTTGGCTGCTCGTGCTCCGCGCCGGGTGGACCGTCTTTTTGGGCGCCCAGGCGGCCGAGCGCGCGTCGTGCGGCGGCTGGATGACCGTCCTTGGTTTGCTCACCGGGCCGCTCGCGGGCGCGCTGGTGGTCTGGCTCTCGTACGCGACCGCGCGCATGGTGGTGAGCAAGCGCGCGGCGGCCGCGTGTGCGCTGCTGTTCGCGTTTACGTCGCCGCTGTTCGGGTATTCGACCACCATCGCGCAGTACTCCCACGTGTACCTGACGCTCTGCGTGGCGGTCCTGGTGTACGTTTCCTTTCGAGCGGTGTCGTCCCAGCCTTGGGCCCGAGGGGGCCGCGCGTGGGGCCTCGTGGCGGCAACCTTGGCCGTGGCGGTGCTGCATCGGCTGCCGGCGGTGCTCTATGCGGCCATTCCGGCGGCGGCGGTCGTCATCCTTCTTTGGCGCAGGGCGCGCTCGCGCGGGTGGGCTGCGGGGAGCGTGGTGCTGGGCACGGCCTCGGGGATCGGGCTGACATTCGGCCTTTACGTGTACCTGTATGGCTCGATGTTCGTGACCCCGCAGGGATCGTATTACGTTCACCTTTCGCAGCCGAATCCGTTTCTTCTGCTCTTCGGCGTGCAGGGCGGGTTCTTCTTCTGGATGCCTGCGGCATGGCTCGCCGTGGCCGGTGCGGTTCTGGCGCTGGTGGGGAAGCGCCCGCGCGCAGTCGACCCGCAGCCCGGTGCGCCTGCGGCGGAGGCGCCGCCTGCGGCCGAGGTGCCGCCTGTGCTCGGAGCGCCCGAGCTGCGTATCGTCGCGCTAGGGTGCCTCGCCGCGGCCGCGGCGGAGGTGTACGTCTCGTCGTCGGTCCTCGATTGGTCGGGTCGCTTCTCGCTCGGGGCCAGGCGGCTGCTTCCGCTGACCCCGATCGTCGTCCTGTTCGCGGCCTTGGTCGTGGAGCGGCTCGTTCGATCGATCCCCCGGCGCGCATTCGACGGTGGCGCCGCGATCGGGATCGGGCTCACCTTGATCAACAACGTCCCTGCGACGACGAGGATCCCGTATCGCTACCAGGATCTCACGCAAGAGCAGCTCTACGGCGCGTGCTCGCCGTTTCGGCCGCTGTGGGCATGGGCCGATCGCCACATCGGCGACGTCGCGCTGCTGCCCGCCCAGCTCTACTTCCGCTACCGCTACGGCCTCCCCCCGGCGGGTTACCGGGCTGCGATCGTTCGCCGTTACCAGAAGGAGCTCCGCAATTTGCAGGACCAGACCGCGGAGTTTCGCTTTGGGAACGCGTGGATGCGGGAGACGTCCACCGGGTTCGTGTACGCCGAGGATGGCGCGCGCATGACCGGCGATGAAGCGCGCGTGGTGTTCGCCGCCGAGTGGCCATCGGCGACGCACGTCGCGGTGCTCGCCAAGACGAACGAGCCCGTCGAGCTCCGCATCGAGCGCGGCCCCGCGGGCGCGCACCCGCCGTTCTTCACCGCCACCCTCGCGCCCACCCGCGAGCCCGTCTGGATCGAGCTTCCGGTATCGGGCGCGGCGCTGCGATCAGGGTTGAACGAGTGGATCTTTCGGAAGCAGGGGACGGCCGATCTGGTCCTCGTGGCCATCAAGCCCGACGATCATGCCCTCCCCAAACCGGCCGGCAACGCCTCGACGCAGCCTCGAAGGAACTGA